A single Pseudanabaenaceae cyanobacterium SKYG29 DNA region contains:
- a CDS encoding DUF3593 domain-containing protein — translation MKELLFSASLFPYLVFLWFITRSGALPKLALAGFYGTLLFVAISIPAAIYAQSHYHTNLANVDWLHGGAEFFLSCSNIILVLGLDKINKSGKLDSAEASKTTSN, via the coding sequence ATGAAGGAGCTATTGTTTAGTGCCTCACTTTTTCCCTACTTAGTTTTTCTGTGGTTCATCACCCGATCGGGGGCATTACCCAAGTTAGCTCTGGCGGGTTTTTACGGCACTCTTCTGTTTGTGGCCATTAGTATTCCTGCTGCTATTTATGCCCAGAGCCATTACCACACTAATTTGGCAAATGTAGATTGGTTACATGGGGGGGCAGAGTTTTTTCTCTCCTGTAGTAACATCATTTTAGTTTTAGGGCTAGACAAGATAAATAAGTCGGGCAAGCTAGATAGTGCTGAGGCAAGCAAAACTACTTCCAACTAG
- a CDS encoding DUF1825 family protein gives MTFFESEVVQDEARRLWQDYEALMTLGSNYGKFDREGKKIYIEKMEEMTDRFRIFLKRFELSDDFMAKMALKQLEVYLSRFGVTTQQMFDQMTKALEKMKEEIDK, from the coding sequence ATGACCTTCTTTGAGTCGGAAGTTGTCCAGGATGAGGCTCGCCGCCTTTGGCAAGATTATGAGGCTCTGATGACTTTGGGGTCAAACTACGGCAAATTCGATCGGGAAGGGAAAAAAATCTACATCGAAAAGATGGAAGAGATGACCGATCGGTTTCGCATCTTCCTCAAGCGGTTTGAACTATCTGATGATTTCATGGCCAAGATGGCACTCAAACAACTAGAGGTGTATCTTTCTCGCTTTGGAGTCACCACGCAACAGATGTTCGACCAGATGACCAAAGCCCTAGAAAAAATGAAAGAAGAAATCGACAAATGA
- a CDS encoding beta-ketoacyl-ACP reductase yields the protein MAWVKGFACITALGDTRTTWSRLLGGESAIRSGQGKVAGYPSLEALLLGAVAQAVQGIDLPPDCGVVVGSSRHYQEALEAGRWVLPAHLSQVTAQYLGVGGATIGLACACATGNWAIVRGLELLESCSTVVVACADRCLTPLSLGGLRQMGVLADQCHPFSKERRGMVLAEGAAALVVAEAGSGIEILGWGCTNDAYHVSSPDPTGEAVEKAIEQALGRSGITAKDVDVISPHATGTIYNDRWEAKVLTRLFPHRPWICPSKGAIGHALGASALIEAVLCVLMLREQKVFPAVGLLTPEYDLNLPTQAQPISATIALNLSFGFGGQNTAIVFRKSE from the coding sequence ATGGCATGGGTAAAGGGTTTTGCCTGTATTACTGCGCTAGGGGACACTCGCACTACCTGGTCGCGGCTCTTGGGAGGAGAATCAGCTATCCGATCGGGGCAGGGTAAAGTGGCAGGTTACCCCAGTTTAGAGGCGCTGCTTTTGGGGGCAGTAGCCCAAGCAGTCCAGGGGATAGACTTGCCGCCAGATTGTGGGGTGGTAGTGGGGTCTAGTCGTCACTATCAAGAGGCATTAGAAGCAGGTAGGTGGGTATTACCAGCCCATCTATCCCAGGTAACAGCCCAATATTTGGGAGTGGGGGGAGCCACGATCGGTCTTGCCTGTGCCTGTGCGACGGGGAATTGGGCAATAGTTAGGGGGTTGGAGCTATTGGAGTCCTGCAGTACGGTGGTAGTCGCCTGTGCCGATCGCTGTCTTACTCCTTTAAGTCTGGGGGGCTTGCGGCAGATGGGAGTGTTAGCGGATCAGTGCCATCCCTTTAGCAAAGAACGTAGGGGTATGGTGTTGGCGGAGGGAGCAGCAGCTTTGGTAGTAGCAGAGGCAGGCAGCGGCATAGAAATACTGGGGTGGGGTTGTACCAATGATGCCTATCATGTCAGTAGTCCTGACCCCACAGGGGAGGCAGTGGAGAAAGCAATTGAGCAAGCCCTAGGAAGAAGTGGTATTACGGCTAAAGATGTGGATGTGATTTCCCCCCACGCCACAGGGACAATTTACAACGATCGTTGGGAAGCCAAGGTTTTGACCCGTTTGTTTCCCCATAGACCCTGGATTTGTCCCAGCAAAGGGGCGATCGGGCATGCTTTAGGGGCATCCGCCTTGATTGAAGCAGTGCTATGTGTGTTGATGTTACGGGAACAAAAAGTCTTTCCTGCAGTCGGGTTATTGACCCCAGAGTATGACCTCAACTTGCCAACCCAAGCCCAACCTATCAGCGCCACCATCGCCCTCAATCTCAGTTTTGGTTTTGGCGGACAGAACACAGCAATTGTCTTTCGGAAATCCGAATAA
- a CDS encoding peptidylprolyl isomerase, with product MFLWLARCLLVVCLLLTAACTIVDNSDAKNVPPGGQEQPMSSSTISEAKKLNLPQLQGKATVEMKLPYGTVVMEIDGNNAPITAGNFVDLVNKGFYNGLTFHRVVKDPSPFVAQGGDPQGTGTGSYVDPKTGRVRYIPLEIWAEGDREPTYSRVLQPGVKPKLKHSRGAVAMARTPTPDSASSQFYIALADINFLDGQYAVFGYVKSGMEYVDQIKVGDKIESARVTQGIENLKLP from the coding sequence ATGTTCCTTTGGTTAGCCAGATGTTTGTTGGTGGTCTGTTTACTGTTGACGGCGGCTTGTACGATCGTTGATAACTCAGATGCCAAGAATGTCCCACCAGGGGGGCAGGAGCAACCTATGAGTAGTAGCACTATTAGTGAGGCAAAGAAATTGAATCTACCCCAACTACAAGGTAAGGCTACAGTGGAAATGAAATTGCCCTATGGTACTGTGGTCATGGAAATTGATGGCAATAATGCGCCCATTACGGCAGGTAACTTTGTTGACCTAGTCAATAAGGGTTTCTACAATGGCTTGACTTTCCATCGCGTAGTGAAAGACCCCAGCCCCTTTGTTGCCCAGGGTGGTGACCCCCAGGGTACGGGTACAGGTAGCTACGTTGATCCCAAGACGGGGCGAGTTCGTTACATTCCTTTAGAAATTTGGGCGGAGGGCGATAGGGAACCGACCTATAGCCGTGTCTTGCAGCCAGGGGTCAAACCCAAACTCAAACATTCCAGGGGAGCGGTGGCGATGGCACGTACCCCTACTCCCGATTCCGCTTCCTCCCAGTTTTATATTGCTCTGGCAGACATCAACTTCCTCGACGGGCAGTACGCTGTGTTTGGCTATGTCAAATCGGGCATGGAGTATGTAGATCAAATTAAAGTGGGGGACAAAATCGAGTCTGCCAGAGTGACCCAGGGGATAGAAAACCTTAAGCTGCCCTAA